A window of the Phaseolus vulgaris cultivar G19833 chromosome 5, P. vulgaris v2.0, whole genome shotgun sequence genome harbors these coding sequences:
- the LOC137834967 gene encoding ankyrin repeat-containing protein P16F5.05c-like isoform X1: MEIEKLQSEKKSERGMYQDVENNYIGGENNDEENRIESSEERSDEVQAHGWSLLPKRTYDAIKQNKAESWREIDYQSLQQESPKGNTVLHVAALYGNDRCVERIVEIGGAELLTAKNRNGDTPLHVAARAGHIYTLHKLLTAVLRNPNSEQAKEAILVTNNQGNTLFHEAFLNGHKDVMEILDSSPGFRELVEKTVFTFTNKEGKSVLHLAFEKGYEDIVDDVLTRTIPGMEGT; this comes from the coding sequence GACGTGGAGAATAACTACATCGGAGGAGAAAACAATGATGAAGAAAACAGAATTGAAAGCTCAGAAGAACGCAGTGATGAAGTTCAGGCACATGGTTGGAGTTTGCTGCCAAAAAGAACATACGAtgcaataaaacaaaataaggcTGAGTCATGGAGAGAAATAGATTATCAGAGTTTACAGCAAGAGAGCCCTAAGGGGAACACGGTGCTGCATGTAGCAGCTCTCTATGGAAATGATAGGTGTGTGGAAAGAATAGTTGAAATTGGTGGAGCAGAGCTTTTGACAGCAAAAAATAGAAATGGTGACACCCCTCTGCATGTTGCTGCAAGAGCTGGCCACATCTATACTCTTCACAAGTTGTTGACTGCAGTTCTTCGTAATCCAAATTCTGAACAAGCCAAAGAGGCAATCCTAGTAACCAACAACCAAGGAAATACTTTGTTTCATGAAGCCTTCTTGAATGGTCACAAAGATGTAATGGAGATTCTAGATTCTTCACCAGGCTTCAGGGAATTGGTTGAGAAAACTGTGTTTACTTTTACAAACAAAGAAGGCAAATCAGTTTTGCACTTAGCATTTGAGAAAGGCTACGAGGACATTGTTGATGATGTGTTGACCAGAACAATTCCTGGTATGGAAGGTACATAG
- the LOC137834967 gene encoding ankyrin repeat-containing protein P16F5.05c-like isoform X2, translated as MMDFPNGGEISMQDVENNYIGGENNDEENRIESSEERSDEVQAHGWSLLPKRTYDAIKQNKAESWREIDYQSLQQESPKGNTVLHVAALYGNDRCVERIVEIGGAELLTAKNRNGDTPLHVAARAGHIYTLHKLLTAVLRNPNSEQAKEAILVTNNQGNTLFHEAFLNGHKDVMEILDSSPGFRELVEKTVFTFTNKEGKSVLHLAFEKGYEDIVDDVLTRTIPGMEGT; from the coding sequence ATGATGGATTTTCCTAATGGAGGGGAGATAAGTATGCAGGACGTGGAGAATAACTACATCGGAGGAGAAAACAATGATGAAGAAAACAGAATTGAAAGCTCAGAAGAACGCAGTGATGAAGTTCAGGCACATGGTTGGAGTTTGCTGCCAAAAAGAACATACGAtgcaataaaacaaaataaggcTGAGTCATGGAGAGAAATAGATTATCAGAGTTTACAGCAAGAGAGCCCTAAGGGGAACACGGTGCTGCATGTAGCAGCTCTCTATGGAAATGATAGGTGTGTGGAAAGAATAGTTGAAATTGGTGGAGCAGAGCTTTTGACAGCAAAAAATAGAAATGGTGACACCCCTCTGCATGTTGCTGCAAGAGCTGGCCACATCTATACTCTTCACAAGTTGTTGACTGCAGTTCTTCGTAATCCAAATTCTGAACAAGCCAAAGAGGCAATCCTAGTAACCAACAACCAAGGAAATACTTTGTTTCATGAAGCCTTCTTGAATGGTCACAAAGATGTAATGGAGATTCTAGATTCTTCACCAGGCTTCAGGGAATTGGTTGAGAAAACTGTGTTTACTTTTACAAACAAAGAAGGCAAATCAGTTTTGCACTTAGCATTTGAGAAAGGCTACGAGGACATTGTTGATGATGTGTTGACCAGAACAATTCCTGGTATGGAAGGTACATAG